The Lactuca sativa cultivar Salinas chromosome 2, Lsat_Salinas_v11, whole genome shotgun sequence genome includes the window AAATAATCATTCATTAATATCCCCATTCAAGCAATCATGtacttaaattatatatatatatatatatatatatatatatatatatatatatatatatatatatacacagagagagagagagagagctagattCAAATGTGAATTGAAATTTATTGTGCGGAAGTGTGGACAGTGCTATTATGTGAGAATGATAAATAAAATaagttgtttgataatatgaatacatttaatcttacataactattgtcattatcacacattctcactaatcaaacaatctataaggttattatagatttttttttatttttattctgtcagaatgttatcGGAATGTTTACTGAgtcgtattctataagaatgaaaatgaatgaaaaatgatgcatgagaacaaaaataaaattagtgagaatgcatgaaaatgacaatagttgtgtgaggttgaacacattcacattactaaacaacctattctcttagtaattctcatagaataacacTGTCCATACGTCTGCACAatagttgtgtgtgtgtgtgtgtgtatatatatatatatatatatatatatatatatatatatatatatatatattgaaattttaATCTGAAAAGATTGTTGTAATTGAGACATAAAACGTATCTACCTCTTTCTTCAACAAACTAGATGTTTCAAACTTGTTCTCGGAATATATGCTTGTGAAACGTGGAATGAAGTCAAGTTTCAACTCCATGAGTTGTGGTAGCTCAATTATGTTGACATTATTGCACAAACCCAACAAACGTGGTAGCCAATGCAAAGATAAAAACTTCAGCTTGGGGAATCTAATCTTCTCATCTCCACTTCCATCTGTATATATGAGTTCTTCCATATTTTCGCATTTGTAAACTTCAATATGCTCGAGCTTTGACAATGTTTTTGCAACATCAAGTGTGAAAAGGTATATCAACTCTAGACACTCAGAAACGACCAAGACTCTTAAATTATAGAACGAAGAGGAGTGGATAGGATGTGAGGGCTTCACCTCAATATCCAAAAGGTCATACATATCTCCCAAACTTAAATAAAGCACCTCTGTTTTCTCAAACAACTCATTAAGTCTAGATTCCAGTAGTTCAACTTTGGTGGTGGCCAACTGCAACGTGTTTTCAAATGAGTACACATGCTTACCGAAAGCTTTATCTAGATAACGTCCCATTGAGATCTTGAATCTTTGAAGCTTCTCAAATGACATATTCTTCATTTTAAGTTTTTCAAAGAACATAAGTTCTAATGTGTAAAGTCTTTTTAAACGTTCTGCTATTTCATTGCAGATTTCATCAGTGAAACTAATGTCTCTTCCACAATCAACTCCCATATAAAGCTCTTCAAGTTTAACCAAACTTTTTAAGACACCATTATCTATATGAAGACCATTACAATTTGTGAAATCCAGTAACCTTAACTTCTTCAACTTTCCGATTGTAGAAGGTAACCATTTTATGTTAGAACTAGCAAAGCTGAGAACTTCTAGATTCAACATATCTCCAATACAAGAGAAATCAAACATCATTAATGAGCATTTATGTATATGAAGCACTCGAAGGTTGGTGGAGGATTGAGGTGATGAGGGAAAGAATGGGTATTTCATTTTTTCATAAGATATAACCTCAAGCTTTTCCATTTCTTCATAAAAGTCTTGAGGAAACCTCAGATACTTATCTCCATCCATAAGTCTCAAAATGGAGACATTTGGAAACTTAAGATCTCTCGGAAACTCAGATATACCCTGGCACGTTATCGAAAGCCTTTTACAAGTGTCACGCATTTCATCCACAGGTAACTCTAAGATATTACCATGGTTGACAAACGATGCATGCACATTATTTACTTTCGATAACATATCCATAACAAAAGCACGCACGAGATCATGCATCTTGATGCAACCAACACTATCAACCTCCATCAACAAATTTGTATGGATGAGCCGCTCAATGCATGTGGTGAGCCTGATTCTTGCTTCTCCTATGGTATACACTTTCTTAAATATTTTTAAGCCCCATCCATATCTCACCAAATCCTCCATAGGAATATCTAAATCTTCGGGAAACAATCCACAAAGCAAAAATATGGATTTAGTCTCTTCATCTTCAAGATTGTCGTAGCTCGTTTCAAAAACTTTATATGCAACATTGCCAATGTCATGGTGCTCTAAGCGAGAAAGTGCATCCTTCCATGTATCTTTGCTTTTACTTCTCAGAGCACATGCCATAGTTTTAATGGCAATGGGTAGACCACAACACTTTCTTACTATATTTTCTCCTATCATATGGAGCTCAAGATCAACATCATCAGAAGTTTCTACAAATTGGCGGAAGAAACTTTGTGATTCTGCTTCCATTAAGACTTTTATATTGAAAATTAAATATGGTTCAACTCCCATCATAGTGCACACATCTCTGTTTCGTGTTGTCAATAAAACCTTGAAGTTGACACCTTGATTTGGAAGAGAACTTAAACCAATATCATTCAGGTCAACTAACTGCCATACATCATCAAGTATTATGAGAAACTTAGTCTTACCTTCATCTGAATTATCCATGAACCATTTACGAAGCTTATCGGCtcttgcttgcttcgtgctttctTTGAGCTCTAGCCCAAGATAATTTGACACAGCTTCCTGAATAGCAATTGGGTCAGTTTGTTCCCCTACAACCACCTCAACAACAAAGTTAAACATTTTCTTTTCTTTCACAACCTTTTTCAGCCTTTGCATCATCGTGGTCTTCCCCACTCCGCCCATCCCCCATAAGGCTACCATGTGGGAATTTTTATTAGGTTCAAGTGCTTTTAGTGCTTCTATAAATGTTTTCTCTCTTGATTGGAAGTCTTCATGATGACCCATTGATGGTTTAGAAGTGGATGCCTTCATTAAATCAACTTTTCCCACGGGAATGGGATAATTAGTCCAGATGATGTTAGAGTGTTTTCTAGTGGCACTTTCGATCTCCTCAATTATCTTGAAGGCTTTTCGACCGATCTTGTGCCTCATCTTGAGATTGAAACAAGTCCCAACATCACTAGGAATGTCTTCCACTTTTGCATTGATCTTTTCTACATCTTCCAACCAACCCTCGACTTGGGTTGGAACCTCAAGATGGTTCTTTTTGTTTCGGTTCATGTACTCTTCAACACTGTGTCGTGTATCATTCAACTCGCTCATTTTGATACCCATATGCCTGATATATTGTCTGCAGGAAATGAGGTAGCCTAAGTGTTTCTTCACAGGTACCATAAGTGTCTCAACAACTGGTTTTATAATGGCATTAACAACATCCATTGTAAGAATTGTACCTGTTATAATAATATAGTAGCCAAAATTTAACAATGAGAATTCGATGGAAATCTGTAAAAGAGAAATTAATCATATACATCCTAGATTCTTTTAATTGAGTCGATTATATTAGCTTTGTCTCATGGACTGATGATATAAATGGTACAAACTAAAGGCCCGCCTCACAttctaaaatgaattaaattttGTCTTAATTTACTTAAGCTTGAAATTCATAAAAGAAAAATTAAGAATTTGTTATTCTTTGTATTTAATCAACGTAAACAATTTACTTTATTAGCTTCGTGTTTTTCAAACTTGGCAGATAAAATTCCTACAATATATGACTACCCACTTGGTAGAGGTGGAAGTCTCTTAGACCGGAGGCCCcgttcaaaaaatatatataaataaataaaattccaAATCAAAACAATTATGTAGTAGATTTAATGTGTTGAAAAGGGTATCTGATATTGGAAAACCCGATAGGGACTTAGGCTATTATTGTGTTGACTCCGTATAGAAGAAACCATACATCATACATAAATGAAAATATGTATGAAAcatatgtattacatgagtttatttaaaaaatatatatataatattctaaatatttgagaagtttgaatttataaaaaaaaatatgaaaaatattgaattattaaaattaaagcaTTTTTTCACtattaaagttaaataaataattaagatAAATAAACAAACGAAACTAATGAGTCTTTAATTTAGtttttttgaaattagaaggaaagtccGTTAATGAaaattgatatgtatttattattacatttaaataccatctacaatttaataaaatggaaaaaactATAAAATGACACATaggataaaaattaattt containing:
- the LOC111903920 gene encoding probable disease resistance protein At4g27220, coding for MPITQKAFTFHCFDSTVEVLFPSPKFGRELIDWYLKSGQPQYQTWSAQKITTVKVLKPTPVGKFVNVHFKVTRGTANSVSLISLADLPNLNAHDWILLVNILLDHSKEYEPIIEHLKRMLGSYIHEIATMDQEVARVMNRKLTVKPTQKPCDENKMKIGQIDSTHLVVMFTKGDAHRTTKNNSYKKRGEQMNSGLVKNREVNRNSKFEKHQANRKKLNVILLFFADYLQLLLLSCTILTMDVVNAIIKPVVETLMVPVKKHLGYLISCRQYIRHMGIKMSELNDTRHSVEEYMNRNKKNHLEVPTQVEGWLEDVEKINAKVEDIPSDVGTCFNLKMRHKIGRKAFKIIEEIESATRKHSNIIWTNYPIPVGKVDLMKASTSKPSMGHHEDFQSREKTFIEALKALEPNKNSHMVALWGMGGVGKTTMMQRLKKVVKEKKMFNFVVEVVVGEQTDPIAIQEAVSNYLGLELKESTKQARADKLRKWFMDNSDEGKTKFLIILDDVWQLVDLNDIGLSSLPNQGVNFKVLLTTRNRDVCTMMGVEPYLIFNIKVLMEAESQSFFRQFVETSDDVDLELHMIGENIVRKCCGLPIAIKTMACALRSKSKDTWKDALSRLEHHDIGNVAYKVFETSYDNLEDEETKSIFLLCGLFPEDLDIPMEDLVRYGWGLKIFKKVYTIGEARIRLTTCIERLIHTNLLMEVDSVGCIKMHDLVRAFVMDMLSKVNNVHASFVNHGNILELPVDEMRDTCKRLSITCQGISEFPRDLKFPNVSILRLMDGDKYLRFPQDFYEEMEKLEVISYEKMKYPFFPSSPQSSTNLRVLHIHKCSLMMFDFSCIGDMLNLEVLSFASSNIKWLPSTIGKLKKLRLLDFTNCNGLHIDNGVLKSLVKLEELYMGVDCGRDISFTDEICNEIAERLKRLYTLELMFFEKLKMKNMSFEKLQRFKISMGRYLDKAFGKHVYSFENTLQLATTKVELLESRLNELFEKTEVLYLSLGDMYDLLDIEVKPSHPIHSSSFYNLRVLVVSECLELIYLFTLDVAKTLSKLEHIEVYKCENMEELIYTDGSGDEKIRFPKLKFLSLHWLPRLLGLCNNVNIIELPQLMELKLDFIPRFTSIYSENKFETSSLLKKEVVIPILEKLDIQFMVDLKEIWPCEFSTREEVKLREINVRYCKNLVNLFPCNPLPLLHHLEELVVDNCSSIEVLFNIDLDCVSEIYSNLKNIKANELGKLREVWRINGANNSHLLIRGFQAVESINIRECKMFRNVFTPITTNFDLGALMEISITREDWRNNYELEETSQEQVQDE